From Pleurocapsa minor HA4230-MV1, one genomic window encodes:
- a CDS encoding Txe/YoeB family addiction module toxin, which yields MKLIFDRQAWEDYQYWIETDKKILKRINKLIRDIQRTPYDGIGDPEPLKYDWSGFWSRRITKEHRLVYAVESNSILIAQCRFHY from the coding sequence ATGAAACTAATATTCGATCGACAAGCTTGGGAGGATTATCAGTATTGGATAGAGACAGACAAAAAAATACTTAAGCGAATTAATAAATTAATCAGGGACATTCAAAGAACTCCCTATGACGGGATTGGCGATCCTGAACCGCTCAAATACGATTGGTCAGGATTTTGGTCTAGAAGAATTACTAAAGAGCATAGACTGGTGTATGCAGTTGAATCAAATTCAATTTTGATTGCCCAGTGCAGATTTCATTACTAA
- a CDS encoding alpha/beta fold hydrolase, producing the protein MTAIAITEPKTWNWHGHKITYQQAGNSGTAVVLVHGFGASWGHWRKNLPVLGESCRCYAIDLIGFGGSAKPQPGIVDYTFETWGQQLADFCREVVGGPAFLIGNSIGCIVVMQTAVDYPELALGVAAINCSIRLLHDRKRVTLPWYRNYGSMVMQQVLGNKQIGGFFFQQIAKPKVVRKILLQAYRRPEAVSDELIDLLMKPSQDPGAADVFLAFTRYSQGPLPEDLLPRLTCPTVLLWGTEDPWEPVAMGRELATIPTVEQFIPLEGLGHCPQDEAPEIVNPILLDWIEQHQ; encoded by the coding sequence ATGACGGCGATCGCAATTACTGAACCAAAAACCTGGAACTGGCACGGACATAAAATTACCTATCAGCAAGCTGGAAATAGCGGGACAGCAGTAGTTCTAGTGCATGGTTTTGGTGCATCTTGGGGACACTGGCGTAAAAACTTACCTGTCTTGGGTGAATCTTGTCGTTGTTATGCGATCGATCTAATTGGCTTTGGGGGTTCGGCAAAACCCCAGCCAGGAATCGTGGACTATACCTTTGAAACTTGGGGACAACAACTAGCAGATTTTTGTCGTGAGGTGGTAGGTGGCCCTGCTTTTCTAATTGGTAATTCCATTGGCTGTATTGTCGTGATGCAAACAGCGGTAGATTATCCAGAATTAGCTTTAGGAGTAGCTGCGATCAACTGTTCGATTAGATTACTCCACGATCGTAAACGAGTTACCTTACCCTGGTATCGTAACTATGGTTCGATGGTGATGCAGCAGGTATTGGGCAATAAACAAATTGGGGGCTTCTTTTTCCAACAGATAGCCAAACCCAAAGTTGTCCGCAAAATCTTACTCCAGGCATATCGTCGCCCCGAAGCAGTCAGCGATGAACTGATCGATCTGCTGATGAAGCCATCTCAAGATCCTGGTGCAGCAGATGTCTTTCTCGCATTTACCCGCTATTCTCAAGGGCCTTTGCCAGAAGATTTACTTCCTCGTCTTACTTGTCCCACGGTATTACTCTGGGGAACAGAAGATCCTTGGGAACCTGTAGCGATGGGAAGAGAACTAGCTACAATACCTACTGTCGAGCAGTTTATTCCTCTGGAAGGATTAGGTCACTGTCCCCAAGATGAAGCCCCAGAAATCGTTAACCCGATCTTGTTGGACTGGATCGAACAACATCAATAA
- a CDS encoding DUF2384 domain-containing protein yields the protein MVYQVIGKVLNLDSEPTSLQDLREITHQGLPKMAVEQIKNRLGLSTEELAKYLHLSPRTLQRYDDAKILSADSSDRLIQIAKVYAKALEVFEDEFLATTWLKSPSIALGNQTPREHLDSFSGIEIVLNELNRIEYGVYA from the coding sequence ATGGTCTATCAAGTTATCGGTAAAGTTTTAAACTTAGATTCCGAACCAACATCACTACAAGATCTAAGAGAAATAACTCATCAAGGTTTACCCAAGATGGCTGTTGAGCAAATTAAAAACCGATTAGGTCTTTCTACTGAAGAGTTAGCTAAGTATCTTCATCTGTCACCACGAACTCTACAACGTTATGATGATGCCAAGATTTTATCTGCTGATTCATCGGATCGCTTAATTCAGATTGCTAAAGTTTACGCCAAAGCTCTAGAAGTGTTTGAAGACGAATTTCTCGCAACTACTTGGCTCAAGTCTCCTAGTATAGCTTTAGGCAATCAAACACCCAGAGAACATTTGGATAGTTTTAGTGGGATAGAAATTGTCCTAAATGAATTAAATCGGATCGAATACGGAGTATATGCTTAG
- a CDS encoding ABC transporter permease, translating into MRQFLIKRLLVTIPTLGAISIIIFAILALAPGDPLGEFASNPAITAEVRENIRKSLGLDQPTHIRYFKWFGSFMRGDMGYSFNSRSPVAELLWQRLPTTLLIVGTAYILGLFIAFPLGIISAVKRYSATDQIITTIAFLGFSIPPFFTGLLFIIIFSVQLGWFPFIFNSTLQITDWQSFLAQVRQSIMPISVLALYHAAILMRFIRSAVLDELQQEYVTTALSKGLSKFATIKNHVLRNALIPVVTLIALDIPAIFTGALVTEQVFRVPGIGALLIDSIYRSDTPVVMAITFIYAILIVLFNLIADVVYAVLDPRVKY; encoded by the coding sequence ATGAGGCAATTTCTAATTAAAAGGCTGTTAGTGACGATCCCAACATTAGGGGCCATCAGTATCATTATCTTTGCGATCTTGGCACTTGCCCCTGGAGATCCTTTAGGGGAATTTGCTTCAAATCCAGCAATTACGGCTGAAGTACGCGAAAATATCCGTAAATCTTTAGGTCTAGACCAGCCTACTCATATTCGCTATTTTAAATGGTTTGGCTCTTTTATGCGAGGAGATATGGGCTATTCCTTTAACAGTAGAAGTCCCGTAGCAGAATTATTATGGCAACGTTTACCCACAACTTTGCTGATTGTCGGTACTGCCTATATATTGGGTTTGTTCATTGCTTTTCCGTTGGGGATCATTTCGGCGGTTAAACGTTATTCAGCTACCGATCAAATTATTACCACGATCGCTTTTTTGGGATTTTCGATTCCGCCTTTTTTTACAGGTTTACTGTTTATTATTATTTTTAGTGTGCAGCTTGGTTGGTTTCCTTTCATTTTCAACAGCACTCTTCAGATCACAGACTGGCAGAGCTTTTTGGCTCAAGTCAGACAGTCAATTATGCCCATATCGGTTTTGGCACTGTATCACGCAGCAATTTTGATGCGCTTTATTCGTTCGGCAGTGTTAGACGAATTACAGCAAGAATATGTCACCACAGCGTTATCGAAAGGATTGAGTAAATTTGCCACGATCAAAAACCATGTATTGCGGAATGCTTTAATTCCTGTAGTGACGTTAATTGCTTTAGACATTCCCGCTATTTTTACAGGGGCGTTGGTTACCGAACAAGTGTTTCGCGTTCCTGGGATTGGGGCATTGCTGATTGATTCGATCTACCGCAGTGATACCCCCGTTGTGATGGCAATTACCTTTATCTACGCTATTTTAATTGTGTTGTTTAATTTAATTGCTGATGTGGTTTACGCTGTACTCGACCCCAGAGTTAAATATTAG
- a CDS encoding SDR family oxidoreductase, with translation MVSKTDKILVAGATGGVGQLVVAKLLAKDLSVRALTRTRSKAESMFDQKVEIALGDIRHASTLASVTNGISYIICCTGTTAFPSLRWDFANLFQPANSPQAVDGEGVKNLVAAAPQDLKRFVFVSSCGVLRKDEFPYNILNAFGVLDAKLMGEKAIAASGLPYTIIRPARLIDGPYTSYDLNTLLRAKTDGQKAVKIASGDRLNGETSRIDVANACVEALFNDTTINRDFSIINSGDRVNTTEWSELFASL, from the coding sequence ATGGTATCTAAGACAGACAAGATTTTAGTCGCTGGTGCTACTGGTGGAGTGGGACAATTAGTAGTTGCCAAGCTGCTAGCTAAAGATCTCAGTGTTCGAGCCTTAACTAGAACGAGATCGAAAGCAGAATCGATGTTCGATCAAAAAGTTGAGATAGCGCTAGGGGATATTCGTCATGCTAGTACTCTCGCCAGTGTTACCAATGGCATCAGCTACATTATCTGCTGTACAGGAACAACTGCTTTTCCTTCCCTGAGATGGGATTTTGCTAATCTGTTTCAACCTGCCAATAGTCCCCAAGCGGTAGACGGAGAAGGCGTTAAAAACTTAGTCGCTGCTGCACCTCAAGATTTAAAACGGTTTGTGTTTGTCTCTTCCTGTGGCGTATTGCGTAAAGATGAGTTTCCTTATAATATTCTCAATGCCTTCGGTGTCTTGGATGCCAAACTAATGGGGGAAAAAGCGATCGCCGCTTCGGGTTTACCCTATACGATTATCCGCCCTGCTCGACTAATTGACGGCCCTTATACTTCCTATGACCTGAATACTTTATTACGAGCCAAAACCGACGGACAAAAAGCCGTGAAAATTGCTTCAGGCGATCGCCTAAATGGTGAAACTAGTCGGATTGATGTGGCTAATGCTTGTGTTGAAGCTTTGTTTAACGACACCACCATTAATCGGGATTTTTCAATCATCAATTCAGGAGATAGAGTTAACACAACTGAATGGTCTGAGCTTTTTGCCTCACTGTAA
- a CDS encoding GntR family transcriptional regulator, whose amino-acid sequence MLNFQIQSDSEVPASKQLFAQIQFAIASGQYPPAHRLPSTRQLAMITGLHRNTISKVYQQLEENGLVESIAGSGIYVKLHERDNKANESDSPVAASIRAIKEGVDRVLELGCTIDQVKELFFEEIDWRISCCDRVVVTVPHRDLAAGEIIQQELQTTLGIEIELIELEQLPKKILEKINFGTLITNRYFIKEVLAIVPPNSFRVIPIDIYDYNKELEIIKRLPPQACLGIVSLSEGTLSVASSIVNSQRGDDLLVLTSSLSDRDRLRAVIRAAHTVIAGYTSYDQVKAEIMAMREDLIRIPDVISVDSYISEKSIKLLQRELGLKNTQKSS is encoded by the coding sequence ATGCTAAACTTTCAAATCCAGTCAGATAGTGAAGTTCCCGCTTCCAAACAACTGTTTGCTCAAATTCAGTTTGCGATCGCTTCTGGACAATATCCTCCTGCTCATCGCTTACCCAGTACCCGACAGTTAGCGATGATTACAGGCTTACATCGCAATACGATTAGTAAAGTTTACCAGCAGCTAGAAGAAAACGGCTTAGTCGAATCCATCGCTGGCTCAGGAATTTACGTTAAGCTGCATGAACGCGACAATAAAGCTAATGAATCAGATTCCCCCGTTGCTGCCTCAATTAGAGCAATTAAAGAAGGGGTAGATCGGGTTTTAGAACTAGGCTGCACCATAGATCAGGTTAAGGAGCTATTTTTTGAAGAAATTGACTGGCGGATTAGCTGCTGCGATCGCGTGGTGGTAACCGTACCTCATCGAGATCTTGCCGCAGGTGAAATTATTCAACAAGAATTACAAACTACTTTAGGCATTGAAATTGAATTAATTGAATTAGAACAGCTGCCTAAAAAAATCCTCGAAAAAATTAACTTTGGTACATTAATCACTAACCGCTATTTTATTAAAGAAGTACTGGCAATTGTTCCACCTAACTCTTTTCGCGTAATTCCGATTGATATCTATGATTACAATAAAGAACTCGAAATCATCAAAAGGCTACCGCCTCAAGCCTGTTTAGGGATTGTGAGTTTGAGTGAAGGAACTTTAAGCGTTGCTTCGAGTATTGTCAACAGCCAAAGAGGAGATGATCTATTAGTATTAACCTCTTCTTTGAGCGATCGCGATCGCTTACGAGCAGTAATTCGTGCTGCTCATACTGTGATCGCGGGCTATACCAGCTATGATCAGGTTAAAGCCGAAATTATGGCAATGCGCGAGGATCTGATCCGAATTCCTGATGTGATTAGCGTCGACAGCTATATTAGCGAAAAGTCAATTAAACTGTTGCAGCGAGAATTAGGTCTCAAAAATACGCAAAAATCTAGCTAA
- a CDS encoding type II toxin-antitoxin system prevent-host-death family antitoxin → MDAVTYTDFRQNLATHLNQIEAARTPLLVTRQNAPSVVVMSLDDFKAYEATFHLLSSQNNTNRLNKAIANLREGKGVERELVEEAEDSSPK, encoded by the coding sequence ATGGATGCAGTAACCTATACAGACTTTAGACAAAACTTAGCGACTCATCTTAATCAAATTGAAGCAGCTCGGACACCTTTGTTAGTTACCAGACAAAATGCACCTTCGGTAGTAGTAATGAGTTTAGATGATTTCAAAGCTTATGAAGCTACTTTCCATTTGCTATCTAGTCAAAATAATACCAATCGGTTAAACAAAGCGATCGCTAATCTCCGTGAAGGAAAAGGTGTAGAAAGGGAGCTAGTTGAAGAGGCTGAGGATTCCTCACCAAAATGA
- a CDS encoding PhoD-like phosphatase, translated as MIPAIQVLPKLEQLPLIITGPILRHVQTDAVTVWLALTKPDTVTLRVFETESGNGSKLAKPILQSQHQTIALGKNLHVLAITALPIADVVLTPGQVYAYDLYFQSAELNLDQAINSGQENWRISYFAHQLPTFSLPPQDLNDLRIVHGSCRKPHGGGRDTLSCLDNLIQDAATLANQRPHQLFMTGDQIYGDDVADPMLWLCQGISQLLLGWSEELPLECGSILNHELPPGQRTEIARIEAGMTAMLGGKEDKAKSHLFSFGEYAAAYLIAWSPVLIPKSIPNGTNLGLSRKQLKVWQSEIAAMTSFFQGLDMVRRALANISVYTICDDHDISDDWYLNREWCDRVLGKPLGKRTVQNGLLSYAIFQAWGNTPYHFSPGSEGAKLLQLASQWLGSQGQDLQAKAKCDRYLGIPNNDPRTKLPQYQSDQDVLVLAREPEAIPWHYTVTGASHEVIVLDTRTWRGYPIAKSNIAKSKLEPPMLLSPFAFKQQLQQPLSNKPKHIEATVVVLPTNLVALGIIDRIQQFELSRDRVFSNDVGDSWNFHDTAFITLLLNLCQKRDRVIILSGDIHYSCAVRIVHQNHQTQSTSIIVQLTSSAIKNSELATRVIHTRLKSLLPEPTQHWLGWSNLKQIKLPRLKWWGKQSQQNANPDWQYRIEWIKRQPTQAMPWRERGITKSPANLRQRIWDSIVTLLWRNPWLQEGKEVVGRNNLSLVRFNWSGTKQVIQDTYWHPPWQETATVKSSYEVPLDDRIKRQV; from the coding sequence ATTATTCCAGCTATTCAAGTTTTACCAAAATTAGAGCAGCTTCCGCTGATTATTACGGGCCCAATTTTGCGTCACGTTCAAACTGATGCGGTTACTGTTTGGTTAGCGTTAACCAAGCCTGATACAGTCACTCTAAGAGTATTTGAAACAGAGTCAGGCAATGGGTCTAAATTAGCCAAGCCGATTTTGCAGAGTCAGCATCAGACGATCGCTTTAGGCAAAAATCTACACGTTTTAGCGATTACCGCATTACCAATAGCAGATGTTGTACTTACTCCAGGTCAAGTGTATGCTTACGATCTGTATTTTCAGTCAGCAGAGCTTAATTTAGACCAAGCTATTAATAGTGGACAAGAAAACTGGAGAATTAGTTATTTTGCCCATCAATTGCCCACCTTTTCTCTACCACCCCAAGATCTAAATGACTTACGCATTGTTCATGGTTCTTGTCGTAAACCTCATGGCGGAGGAAGAGACACTTTGTCTTGCTTAGATAATTTAATTCAAGATGCTGCCACCCTCGCCAATCAAAGACCACATCAGCTTTTTATGACAGGGGATCAGATTTATGGTGATGATGTTGCCGATCCCATGCTGTGGTTATGTCAGGGTATCAGTCAGTTATTATTGGGTTGGTCAGAAGAACTACCTCTGGAGTGCGGCAGTATTTTAAATCATGAGTTACCCCCAGGACAAAGAACAGAAATAGCTCGGATTGAAGCGGGAATGACGGCAATGTTAGGAGGGAAAGAAGACAAGGCTAAAAGCCATTTATTCAGCTTTGGCGAATATGCTGCTGCCTATTTAATCGCCTGGTCGCCTGTTTTAATCCCTAAAAGCATTCCTAATGGCACAAATCTGGGTTTGAGCCGTAAACAGCTAAAAGTCTGGCAAAGTGAAATTGCAGCGATGACCAGCTTTTTTCAAGGTCTAGATATGGTGCGCCGAGCTTTGGCGAATATTTCTGTTTATACTATCTGTGACGACCATGATATTAGTGATGATTGGTATCTCAATCGGGAATGGTGCGATCGCGTTTTAGGCAAACCTTTGGGCAAAAGAACAGTCCAAAATGGTCTATTAAGCTACGCTATCTTTCAAGCCTGGGGCAATACACCCTATCACTTTTCCCCTGGAAGCGAAGGAGCTAAATTACTTCAGCTTGCTAGTCAATGGCTGGGATCACAGGGGCAAGATTTACAGGCGAAAGCAAAATGCGATCGCTATTTGGGCATTCCTAACAACGATCCTCGTACCAAGCTACCTCAATATCAATCAGACCAAGATGTCTTAGTTTTGGCCAGGGAGCCAGAGGCGATTCCTTGGCACTATACAGTTACGGGAGCAAGCCACGAAGTTATTGTGCTGGATACTCGTACCTGGCGCGGTTATCCCATCGCCAAATCGAACATAGCAAAATCTAAGCTTGAGCCACCGATGTTGCTGTCACCCTTTGCTTTTAAACAACAGCTACAGCAGCCGTTAAGCAATAAACCAAAGCACATTGAAGCAACTGTAGTCGTATTGCCCACTAATCTAGTTGCGTTAGGGATCATCGATCGCATTCAGCAATTTGAACTGAGTCGCGATCGCGTATTTAGTAATGATGTGGGGGACTCGTGGAATTTTCATGATACAGCCTTTATTACCCTGCTGTTGAATCTTTGTCAAAAACGCGATCGCGTGATTATTCTCTCAGGAGACATTCACTACAGTTGTGCGGTGCGCATCGTTCACCAGAATCATCAGACTCAGTCAACCTCAATTATTGTTCAGCTAACTTCTAGCGCGATTAAAAACTCAGAACTAGCCACACGGGTCATCCATACTAGGTTAAAATCACTTTTACCCGAACCGACACAACATTGGTTGGGTTGGAGTAATCTTAAGCAAATCAAGTTACCTAGACTAAAGTGGTGGGGTAAGCAGTCACAGCAAAATGCTAATCCAGATTGGCAATACCGAATTGAGTGGATTAAACGACAGCCTACTCAAGCTATGCCTTGGCGAGAACGAGGAATTACTAAATCTCCAGCGAATCTAAGACAGCGAATCTGGGACAGCATAGTAACATTGCTCTGGCGTAATCCTTGGCTACAAGAAGGGAAGGAAGTTGTGGGCAGAAATAACCTGAGTTTAGTTAGATTTAATTGGTCGGGAACTAAGCAAGTAATTCAAGATACCTATTGGCATCCCCCTTGGCAAGAAACAGCAACGGTAAAAAGTAGCTATGAAGTTCCCTTAGACGATCGCATCAAGCGTCAGGTCTAA
- a CDS encoding methyltransferase domain-containing protein, which translates to MSLYYLLGLFGLALVVGIAIYLLTPRNYESADSVANSYDEWTEDGILEFYWGEHIHLGHYGSPPKSTDFNQAKYDFVHEMVRWGGLANLPAGTSLLDVGCGIGGSSRILAKDYNFDVTGVTISPQQVKRAQELTPKGVKVQFQVDDAMALSFPDASFDVVWSVEAGPHMPDKAVFARELLRVLKPGGILVVADWNQRDDRQIPLNFWEKPVMKQLLDQWSHPAFSSIEGFSELLAETGLVEGEVITDDWTQETLPSWIDSIWQGIVKPKGLILFGFSGLIKSLREVPTLLLMRLAFGAGLCRFGMFRATRANVTLDRASADHEAVMGSAN; encoded by the coding sequence ATGAGCTTATATTACCTTCTTGGTTTGTTCGGTCTTGCTTTAGTAGTGGGTATTGCCATCTATCTACTGACCCCTCGTAACTATGAATCCGCTGATTCGGTCGCCAATTCTTACGATGAGTGGACAGAAGACGGCATTTTAGAATTTTACTGGGGTGAACATATCCACTTGGGGCATTATGGTTCACCACCAAAGTCTACAGACTTTAACCAAGCAAAATATGATTTTGTCCATGAAATGGTGCGCTGGGGTGGTTTAGCAAATCTGCCTGCTGGCACAAGTTTATTAGATGTTGGTTGCGGTATTGGTGGCAGTAGTCGTATTTTGGCAAAGGACTACAACTTTGACGTGACGGGAGTTACGATTAGTCCTCAGCAGGTTAAACGCGCCCAAGAATTAACCCCCAAAGGAGTTAAGGTTCAGTTTCAGGTAGATGATGCTATGGCTCTTTCTTTCCCTGATGCTAGTTTTGATGTGGTATGGTCAGTGGAAGCTGGCCCTCATATGCCCGATAAAGCGGTTTTTGCCAGAGAATTATTGCGCGTATTGAAGCCAGGAGGAATCTTAGTCGTTGCGGACTGGAACCAACGGGACGATCGCCAAATTCCGCTTAATTTCTGGGAGAAACCCGTCATGAAGCAGCTATTAGATCAGTGGTCGCATCCAGCCTTTTCTAGTATTGAAGGTTTTTCTGAACTGTTGGCAGAGACAGGCTTAGTTGAGGGAGAGGTGATTACCGATGATTGGACACAAGAGACTCTTCCTTCCTGGATCGATTCGATCTGGCAGGGTATTGTTAAACCCAAAGGACTGATTTTATTCGGCTTTTCAGGGTTAATTAAATCTTTGCGAGAAGTTCCTACTTTGCTATTAATGCGGTTGGCTTTTGGTGCTGGTTTATGTCGTTTCGGTATGTTCCGTGCTACGAGAGCAAATGTAACTTTAGATCGAGCATCAGCTGACCATGAGGCAGTTATGGGTAGTGCTAACTAG
- a CDS encoding RES family NAD+ phosphorylase, translated as MLLHRIAKSKYIRDLSGEGARRSGGRWNYQGIPVIYTSDSAALATLEMLVHLQLNLIPLNLSSITLNLPDNLPITKLNPQDLPVDWHYYPAPITWVKIANRWIEKQESVALSVPSSILPESEDRNYILNLRHQDFNFITIVRVSPYTYDPRLRS; from the coding sequence ATGTTGCTTCATCGGATTGCTAAGTCAAAATACATCCGTGACTTATCTGGAGAAGGAGCAAGACGTTCAGGAGGACGCTGGAACTATCAGGGAATTCCTGTTATTTATACCTCCGACTCCGCTGCATTAGCCACTTTAGAAATGCTGGTTCATCTTCAACTTAATCTCATACCGTTAAACTTGTCTAGCATTACGCTAAATCTACCTGACAACTTGCCGATAACCAAGCTTAATCCTCAAGATTTACCTGTTGATTGGCATTATTATCCTGCACCTATAACTTGGGTAAAGATCGCAAATCGCTGGATTGAAAAGCAGGAGTCAGTTGCCTTGTCTGTCCCATCTTCAATTTTGCCAGAGAGCGAAGATCGAAACTACATTTTAAATCTGCGTCATCAAGATTTTAATTTTATTACCATTGTTCGCGTTAGTCCTTATACCTACGATCCTCGATTGAGATCATAA
- a CDS encoding ABC transporter permease, with the protein MTAVKQFESNLWLDSWRKFKRDRSAVFGLIVVSIIALAVVFAPWFYTTPIDKIDFLAAATPPSWEHPFGTDSLGQDQLARILQGGRVSLIVGVASMVVAIFLGTLIGAIAGFYGGAIDGILMRITDLFLALPQLPLLLLIVYLFREPMKKLAGAELGVFILIVLLIGGLNWMSVARLVRANFLKLRELEFVSAARAIGAKPVRLIWIHLFPNVLSVIIVAATLSVGNAIITESTLSFLGLGFPPDVPTWGRMLFDAQDYLESASYMAIFPGMAIFLTVLSINYIGDGLRDALDPKQ; encoded by the coding sequence ATGACTGCGGTTAAACAATTTGAGAGCAATCTCTGGCTAGATAGTTGGCGCAAGTTTAAGCGCGATCGCTCGGCGGTATTTGGCTTAATTGTAGTATCAATTATTGCTTTAGCCGTAGTTTTTGCCCCTTGGTTCTATACAACCCCCATCGATAAGATCGACTTTTTGGCAGCTGCGACACCTCCTAGCTGGGAACATCCTTTTGGGACTGATTCTTTGGGACAGGATCAATTAGCTCGAATCTTGCAGGGAGGAAGAGTTTCTTTAATCGTTGGCGTGGCTTCAATGGTGGTGGCGATATTTTTAGGCACATTAATCGGGGCGATCGCTGGCTTTTATGGTGGGGCGATCGACGGGATCTTGATGCGCATTACCGACTTGTTTCTAGCCTTACCTCAATTGCCTTTGCTGCTGCTGATCGTGTATTTATTCCGTGAGCCGATGAAAAAGCTGGCAGGAGCAGAATTGGGTGTATTTATCTTAATTGTGCTGCTGATTGGTGGTTTAAATTGGATGTCGGTAGCCAGGTTGGTTAGAGCAAATTTCTTGAAACTGAGAGAGCTGGAATTTGTCAGCGCGGCTAGAGCGATCGGCGCCAAACCAGTTAGACTAATTTGGATTCATCTTTTCCCTAATGTCTTAAGCGTAATTATTGTTGCTGCTACTTTATCAGTAGGTAACGCCATTATTACCGAGTCTACCCTGAGTTTTCTGGGCTTAGGTTTTCCCCCCGATGTACCCACTTGGGGACGAATGCTGTTTGATGCCCAAGACTACCTCGAATCTGCATCATACATGGCTATTTTTCCTGGCATGGCTATTTTTTTAACCGTGCTAAGTATTAACTATATTGGCGATGGACTCAGGGATGCCTTAGATCCCAAACAGTGA
- a CDS encoding lecithin retinol acyltransferase family protein, whose translation MAKGDCIYVYRNFGQLTGVYKHYGIDCGDGTVIHYRKPSEVVEQTSIATFSRGNPVYVAEYGAGFGYIPDVVVERAKSRLGERDYNLLSNNCEHFANWCKTGISDSKQIRNYLPAIATLDLSRLYEPIQQALTGKDSNSNQKLTSEALIDIKSVWNQVQPKYQEAIAEAQTWNKVAKKALSQDREDLARAAIAKKLHYEQQASKLEIELSELAEITENIVRSQNDY comes from the coding sequence ATGGCAAAAGGCGACTGTATTTACGTATATCGAAATTTTGGGCAATTAACAGGAGTTTATAAGCACTACGGAATTGACTGTGGTGATGGTACAGTAATCCACTATCGTAAACCTAGCGAAGTTGTGGAACAGACTTCTATAGCTACCTTTAGTCGTGGTAATCCTGTGTACGTAGCTGAATATGGCGCAGGATTTGGCTATATTCCCGATGTCGTAGTGGAACGAGCTAAAAGCCGACTGGGAGAACGCGACTATAATTTGCTCTCTAATAACTGTGAACACTTTGCTAACTGGTGTAAAACAGGAATTAGCGACAGTAAACAAATCAGAAACTATTTACCAGCGATCGCTACTCTCGATCTTTCTCGGCTATACGAGCCTATCCAACAAGCGCTAACAGGCAAAGATAGTAACAGTAATCAAAAACTCACTTCAGAAGCTCTAATTGACATTAAGTCAGTCTGGAATCAGGTGCAGCCAAAATATCAAGAAGCGATCGCCGAAGCCCAAACCTGGAACAAAGTGGCTAAAAAAGCCCTAAGTCAAGATCGAGAAGATTTAGCCCGAGCAGCGATCGCCAAAAAACTGCATTATGAACAGCAGGCAAGCAAACTAGAAATAGAACTAAGTGAGCTGGCCGAAATAACGGAAAATATTGTTCGTAGTCAGAATGATTACTAA